In Deltaproteobacteria bacterium HGW-Deltaproteobacteria-6, the genomic stretch CCCTCGCAAGAAGAATGTTTTGTCCCCGGGAGGAAAAGATCGTTTCGCCCGAGGACATCATCCGGGGATATGAAATCGGTCCCGATGCCTATATTACAGTCACGGATGAAGAGCTGGAATCCGTTTCCCCCGAGCGCAGCCGCACGATCGAAATTGTCGAATTCGTGAATCTTCCCGATATCGATTCCATTTATTATGATCACCCCTACTACCTGGTGCCTTCCAAAGGCGGCGAAAAAGCGTATCAGTTGCTGGCGGAGGTGATGCGCCGGACAAATAAAGCGGGGCTGGCTAAATTTGTTATGGGGGAACGGGAATATTTTGTCGCGATTAAAAATATCGAAGGGGCGCTGTCGCTGATCACCCTGCATTACAGTGAAGAAATTCTTCCCGATGACGGTATCCTGCCCCAAGCAAGCCCGGCCGATGCTTTAGAGACGGCCCGCATGAAAAAAATCATCAAGGAAATGATCGTCGGCTTCCATCCGGACCGCTACACCAATGAGCGCCGGAAAAGCATGCTGACGATTCTCAAAAAGAAGGCCAAAAAACAGCCTCCGGTTATGCCGCCCGAAGTCGCAGAGGAAGATGAAGGCCCCGTCGATCTGGTGGCGGCGCTGGAAGCCAGCATGCGGAAGGTGAAAAAGAAACGTTGAATAGAAAAGCGGCTCAGATTGCAGGAAGAAACCTGTCTTTATCCAACCTGGAAAAGGTCCTCTATCCTTCCACCGGGTTCACGAAGGCCCACGTTCTGGAATACTACCGGCTTGCCGCCCCGTTTATTCTTCCGCATCTCGCGGACCGGGCGCTGACCTTAAAACGTTATCCCGACGGCGTGGCAAACGACTATTTTTTTGAAAAGCGCTGTCCCGTCCACCGACCGTCCTGGGTGGCCACGGCGGAAATCGCACGCGACAGCGGCGGGCCCATGACGGTCTGTCTGGTAAATGATCTGGATACGCTGATGTGGGTGGAAAATCTGGCCGCACTGGAGCTGCATGTGCCGCTTTCGCGCGCGGCCGCGCCGGAAAATCCGGATGCCGTCGTTTTTGATCTCGACCCCGGTCCCGGCGCCGGCCTTCCGGATTGTCTGCGTGTGGCGCTGATCCTGCGGGATCTGCTTGCCGGGTTAAAGCTTGCTTGTATTCCCAAAACATCGGGGATGAAGGGGCTTCATGTGCTGGTTCCCCTGAATCACAAAGAAACAACATTCGACAACACCAAGAAATTTTCCAAATCCGTGGCCCAGGTGCTGGAGCGCAACTATCCGGACCTGGTCACATCCAAAATGGCCAAGGAGCAGCGGATCAAAAAAGTTTTCATTAACTGGTCTCAAAATGATTCGTCCAAGACCATAGTTTGCGTTTACTCCCTGCGGGCAGGCGATCATCCGACCGTCTCGTTTCCTCTGGCCTGGAAGGAACTGGAACATTTGGAAAGCAAAGGCGACCCGGATAAAATTCAGGTCGAACACGCCGAAGCCATCAGCCGCCTTAAGAAATCAGGCGATTTGTTTGCCGGGATGCTGACGGTGAAGCAGCGCCTCCCTTATTTATAATACCCCTTAACGGGACGAGCGTTAATTCTCCGCAGTGGCTGCGATACCATAACGTTCATTTCATGCCCCGAGAGCTTGCTGCGAGGTGGTAGATTATGGCCCTGAAAGATTACCTGTCCAAACGCAAATTCGGGAAGACGCCCGAACCTCCCGCCGCCCTTCATCCTGCGGGAGGCCGCCTTGTTTTTGTCGTGCAAAAGCACGCCGCCCGCGCACTGCACTATGATCTGCGGCTGGAGATGGAAGGCGTTTTGAAAAGCTGGGCCGTCCCGAAAGGCCCCTCGCTTGACCCCAGCCAGAAACGCCTGGCGGTCATGGTGGAAGATCATCCTTTCGATTACAAGGATTTTGAAGGCGTGATTCCGGAGGGAAACTACGGAGCGGGCAGCGTCATTATCTGGGACCGCGGCTTTTATTCCCATCCCGCCGAACCGGATGAAAACCACAGCGAAAAGCTTTTTCTGGAAGGGCTGAAAAAAGGGCATCTGACATTTATTCTGCACGGGCAAAAGTTGCAGGGGGAATTCGCGCTGGTTAAAACACGTCAGAATGAAAAGTCCTGGCTGCTTTTGAAAAAGCATGACCGCTATGCGACAACCGAAGACATTCTGAAAGACAACCGGTCCGTCGTCTCCCATGAGAATCTCGAAGACGTGACGCACCGCAATCCCGGGCGGCATCCAAAGCGGGAGAAGATTGATCAGATTCATTTACGCGAAACCCTGGAAAGTGAAGACCTGAAAGAGGCGCCTGTTGCGCCCATACCGCATCATATCCGGCCGATGCTCGCAACCCTGGCGAAAAAGTCTTTTGACCATCCGGACTGGATATTTGAAATGAAGTGGGACGGGTACCGGGCCATTGCCGAAATCGAAAACGGAACGGTTCGGCTGTATTCCCGAAACGGAATTTCGTTTGATAAAAAGTTTTCTCCCGTTTTTGCAGCGCTCACGACTTTCCCTATGGAGGCCGTGCTGGACGGTGAAATTGTTGTAGTGGATCGTGAGGGACGTCCGGATTTTCAGATGCTTCAGGATTATCAAAAATCGGGGAAAGGCCATCTGGTCTATTACGTTTTTGATCTCCTTTATCTTCAGGGACATGATCTGACCGCCCTGCCCCTCTCAACGCGGAAAACGCTCCTGAAAAAAATCCTTCCGGCGTCTCCGAACGTAAAAATAAGCGATCACATCGCCGCCGACGGCGCCGCGTTTTTCAAGGTTGTCAAGGATGCCGGGCTGGAGGGGATCATCGCCAAACACGCATCCAGTCTTTACTCCGCGGGCAAAAGAAGCGCAAAATGGCTTAAAATCAAGACGCACCTCACGCAGGAGGCCGTCATTGCCGGATTTACCGAACCCCGGGGCAGCCGGAACGATTTCGGCGCTCTTGTGCTGGGAGTATTTGAAGGGAAAGATCTGGTTTTTATCGGGCATACCGGCGGCGGATTCAGCGCCGGAATGCTCAAAGAAATCCGCGGAAAACTCAATCCCCTGATCCGCAGAAAATGTCCTTTTAAGACAGAACCCAAAACCAATACAGAGGTGACCTGGGTAAAGCCGTTGCTGGTTTGCGAAGTGGAGTTCCGCGGCTGGACTTCCGAGGGCCTGATGAGACAGCCGGTTTTTTCCAGGATGCGTGAGGATAAAGATGCTAAAGACGTGGTTCGGGAAACCGTCTCCGTCACCGCCCCGTAAAAAAAGGCGCCACGGTAGAATAATCTTATGAAATTTTATATTGGAACCAGTGGATATGGCTACAAGGAATGGAAGGGTAGGTTTTACCCGGAAAAAATCTCTCCCCATGACATGCTGGGCTTCTATGCCGGCCATCTCGGCGCAGTGGAGATGAACAACACCTTTTATCATATGCCTACGGACGCCGTCCTGACCTCCTGGACCCGGCAGGTGCCTGCCGATTTTATCTTTGCCTTCAAAGCGCCCCGGATCATCACACATTACAAGCGTCTCAAAGACGTGGGCGCGGAGATTTCATATTTTTTCCGGACGCTGACCGTCCTGCACAGCAAACTGGGGCCGGTGCTTTTTCAGTTTCCTGATCGTTTTCAGGCGGACCACAAACAATTGGAAGATTTTCTCATACTGCTTCCCGCCTGGGCTTCTTGTGCCTTTGAGTTTCGCAGTCCGTCCTGGTTCACGGATATGACTTTGCAACTGCTGCGGGCAAAAAATTGCAGCCTCTGCATAACGGACACCGACGAGCATCCGGCGGGAGCTATCGCAAGCACCGCGCCATGGGGATATCTGCGGCTGCGCCGGTCGGATTACACGGATGCCGATCTCTCATTGTGGCTCAAAAAAATCCGACTTCAAAAATGGAAAGCCGTCTTTGTCTTTTTCAAGCACGAAGCTCAGGCGAAAGGGCCTGAGTTGGCGATGCGTTTCAGAAAGCTTGCGGAAACCAGCGACACATAATATTTCATTTGAAGCTCCCTTGCAATGCTTCAGTAAAGCTTTACACTAATGTCATTTCGAATCCCGATATGTCGGGATGAGAAATCCTTGTCCCGAAACAATGGCCGTTCTTATAAAAACCTGATCGGGCAACCATCAACCCGGGGGCAAATTTTTTCCGAATTGTTCAATTTCTTTGCCCGCTTCCTTCAGGCCTTTTCCAACATCATCAGCGACGGCGCGGCCCTTCGCTTTCAATTTCACGGACAGCTCCCTGGATTTTTTCAGGGCATTTTTCGTGCCGGCTTCAATTTTCCGACCGGTC encodes the following:
- a CDS encoding Ku protein, which produces MAMQSIWSGTISFSLVAIPVQLVRAVKPDRVSFRLLHTKDYSPLARRMFCPREEKIVSPEDIIRGYEIGPDAYITVTDEELESVSPERSRTIEIVEFVNLPDIDSIYYDHPYYLVPSKGGEKAYQLLAEVMRRTNKAGLAKFVMGEREYFVAIKNIEGALSLITLHYSEEILPDDGILPQASPADALETARMKKIIKEMIVGFHPDRYTNERRKSMLTILKKKAKKQPPVMPPEVAEEDEGPVDLVAALEASMRKVKKKR
- a CDS encoding ATP-dependent DNA ligase; amino-acid sequence: MNRKAAQIAGRNLSLSNLEKVLYPSTGFTKAHVLEYYRLAAPFILPHLADRALTLKRYPDGVANDYFFEKRCPVHRPSWVATAEIARDSGGPMTVCLVNDLDTLMWVENLAALELHVPLSRAAAPENPDAVVFDLDPGPGAGLPDCLRVALILRDLLAGLKLACIPKTSGMKGLHVLVPLNHKETTFDNTKKFSKSVAQVLERNYPDLVTSKMAKEQRIKKVFINWSQNDSSKTIVCVYSLRAGDHPTVSFPLAWKELEHLESKGDPDKIQVEHAEAISRLKKSGDLFAGMLTVKQRLPYL
- a CDS encoding DUF72 domain-containing protein; this encodes MKFYIGTSGYGYKEWKGRFYPEKISPHDMLGFYAGHLGAVEMNNTFYHMPTDAVLTSWTRQVPADFIFAFKAPRIITHYKRLKDVGAEISYFFRTLTVLHSKLGPVLFQFPDRFQADHKQLEDFLILLPAWASCAFEFRSPSWFTDMTLQLLRAKNCSLCITDTDEHPAGAIASTAPWGYLRLRRSDYTDADLSLWLKKIRLQKWKAVFVFFKHEAQAKGPELAMRFRKLAETSDT